The following proteins come from a genomic window of Flavobacterium crocinum:
- a CDS encoding DUF4350 domain-containing protein, with the protein MDKNVKIYIAILVFIFGLVLLTDKGKPKPIDWTPTYSVNDKIPFGLYIFDHEIKDFFKNQKVEKISNQTPYEYLDSQYDGNENVETYKIKGTFINISEANNIDEQSMKEVLYFVSHGNKAFLSMRAFPKVLLDSLKIELQTDFMPSENVSVWMANKNVSSKKYTFNTGLSDYFSKIDTLNTKVLGYQNSAKNKRQINFIEVPYKNGFLYLHTQPVAFTNYNLLKKDHYQYAENVLSYFTKGNIFWYNKSLNDKRISNSPLRYIFSQPALKSAWLLGLLGIFIFMIFNAKRKQRIVPIIKPLQNLTVDFTKTIGNLYYQEGDHTNIIDKKIIYFLEKIRTDYLIDTSKLDEEFIKKLHYKTGKDEKDIEDLVRLINDHRNSYHGSLEEDLIKINTAIEKILH; encoded by the coding sequence ATGGATAAAAATGTTAAAATATACATTGCTATTCTCGTTTTCATATTCGGTTTAGTACTGCTGACAGACAAAGGAAAACCAAAACCTATTGACTGGACTCCTACTTATTCTGTAAATGATAAAATTCCGTTTGGATTATATATTTTCGATCACGAAATCAAAGATTTTTTTAAGAATCAGAAAGTAGAAAAAATCTCCAATCAGACACCATATGAGTATTTAGATTCTCAATATGATGGTAATGAAAATGTAGAAACTTATAAAATTAAAGGTACTTTTATCAATATTTCTGAGGCCAATAATATTGATGAACAATCTATGAAAGAGGTTTTGTATTTTGTTTCGCATGGGAACAAAGCGTTTTTGAGCATGCGCGCATTCCCGAAAGTCTTATTAGATTCTTTGAAAATTGAATTGCAAACCGATTTTATGCCTTCTGAAAATGTTTCTGTCTGGATGGCCAATAAAAATGTTAGCTCAAAAAAATATACTTTCAATACAGGTCTAAGTGACTATTTTTCTAAAATAGATACGCTAAATACAAAAGTTTTAGGTTATCAAAACAGTGCTAAAAATAAAAGACAAATTAACTTTATTGAAGTTCCGTACAAAAACGGCTTTTTGTACTTACACACACAGCCTGTGGCATTTACTAATTACAATCTGCTAAAAAAAGATCATTATCAATATGCGGAAAATGTACTCTCGTATTTTACAAAAGGAAATATTTTCTGGTATAATAAAAGCTTAAATGACAAAAGAATTTCAAATTCTCCACTGCGTTATATTTTCAGTCAGCCGGCTTTGAAATCGGCTTGGTTATTAGGACTTTTAGGTATTTTTATTTTTATGATTTTTAATGCAAAACGCAAACAACGTATTGTGCCAATTATAAAACCTTTACAGAATCTGACTGTCGATTTCACCAAAACCATTGGGAATTTATATTATCAGGAAGGCGATCATACCAATATTATTGACAAAAAAATTATCTATTTCTTAGAAAAAATCAGAACCGATTATTTGATTGATACTTCAAAATTAGATGAAGAATTTATCAAGAAATTGCATTATAAAACAGGAAAAGATGAAAAGGATATTGAAGATCTCGTGAGACTAATCAACGATCACAGAAATAGTTATCACGGAAGTCTTGAAGAAGATTTGATTAAAATAAATACAGCAATAGAAAAGATTTTACATTAA
- a CDS encoding AAA family ATPase: MDDINTTSGEITNENVNFETRINLGPLLEHVNTIKKEIETVIVGQHKMVDQLLVAILSNGHVLLEGVPGVAKTITAKLLSKTLNIGFSRIQFTPDLMPSDILGTSIFNLKSSEFEFKKGPIFSNLILIDEINRAPAKTQAALFEVMEERQITIDGSGYQLEAPFLVIATQNPIEQEGTYRLPEAQLDRFLFKITVDYPKLNEEILIIQREHSLQDHGKLDAIKTILSSEEIKEYQGLVKQIRVEQNLLEYIARIVVNTRENAFLYLGASPRASIAILNAAKGFAAIRGRDFVTPEDIKEAAIPVLQHRVIVTPEREMEGITSSEIIKQIIETVEIPR, encoded by the coding sequence ATGGACGATATCAATACAACATCAGGTGAAATCACAAACGAAAATGTGAATTTTGAAACCCGAATCAATCTCGGACCTCTTTTAGAACATGTAAACACGATAAAAAAAGAGATCGAAACTGTAATTGTCGGGCAGCATAAAATGGTGGATCAGCTTTTGGTCGCTATTTTATCAAACGGACACGTTCTTTTGGAAGGAGTTCCGGGTGTTGCTAAAACGATTACTGCCAAATTATTGTCTAAAACTTTAAATATTGGTTTTAGCAGAATTCAGTTCACACCGGATTTAATGCCTTCAGATATTTTAGGAACTTCGATATTTAATCTGAAAAGTTCTGAGTTTGAATTCAAAAAAGGACCAATCTTTTCTAATTTAATTTTAATTGACGAAATCAACCGTGCCCCGGCAAAAACGCAAGCGGCACTTTTTGAAGTAATGGAAGAACGCCAAATTACAATTGACGGATCCGGTTACCAATTAGAAGCTCCATTTTTGGTAATTGCAACACAAAACCCAATTGAACAGGAAGGAACTTATCGCCTTCCGGAAGCGCAATTAGACCGTTTTCTTTTCAAAATAACTGTTGATTATCCAAAATTGAATGAAGAAATTTTAATCATTCAAAGAGAGCATTCTTTACAGGATCATGGCAAACTGGATGCGATAAAAACAATCCTTTCTTCTGAAGAAATTAAAGAATATCAAGGCTTAGTAAAACAAATCAGAGTAGAACAAAATTTATTGGAGTACATTGCCAGAATTGTAGTAAACACAAGAGAAAATGCCTTTTTGTATTTAGGAGCTTCGCCTCGTGCGTCGATTGCAATTTTGAACGCTGCCAAAGGTTTTGCCGCAATCCGAGGACGTGATTTTGTTACTCCCGAGGATATTAAAGAAGCTGCAATTCCGGTTTTACAGCACCGTGTTATTGTAACGCCTGAACGTGAAATGGAAGGAATTACAAGCTCTGAAATCATTAAACAGATTATCGAAACTGTAGAAATTCCAAGATAA